The Maridesulfovibrio hydrothermalis AM13 = DSM 14728 DNA window AATAGCCATCAGTCCTGCGGCAGCGCAGGCGGCATACGAACTGAAAACCAGATAAAAATCAGGTGAACGCAACATTTCACGGCGGCTGAAATTACCTTTCACCGTTTCAACTTCATCCCGACCATTGGAATCAGGAAATACCATAAACCGGCTGCCCAGAGCAATCAGGGTAATTATTATAACCCCATAAATGGTAAAGGTATTTGACAAACCTACATTCTCAAGCAGATGTCCCCATGAATCAGCCAGTTTCACCCACCCCATAACCCCAAGCCCGAACCCCGCAACAACTGTTCCGGTGATAAGCCCTTTTCTATCTGGAAACCAGCGCATGGCAACGACCAGAGGGACCATATAGGCAAGTCCGATCCCGGAACCGGCCACAACACCTATCAAAATGAAAATTGCAATGAAGTCCGTGGTCCCGCTCAGCCCCGCCGCAAGATAGCCGCAACTGAGAACAGTTCCGCCGACCACCACAAGTCGGCGAGGTCCCCACCGTCTTATAAGCGTCCCGGCAAAAAGCATGGCAATGGCAATACACGCAGGAGCAGCAGAAAATACCAGTTGCGTTTGCACTCTGCTCCATCCGGCTGCCTGAAGCTCCGGAGTGAAAACAGACCATGCATACACACCGCCAAGGGCAAGTTGCACAAGCACTGCACCTGCAACAATAAGCCATCTGTTTTCATTGTTAACCTGCATTACCGGAACTCCTCTGATTTTGAAAAAAGATGGGTAAACCCGCTTTGAACATTTATGGATTGAATCAAGGAAAGTGTCACGTACATTACATATATAATGCAACTTGTTTTTTAATATATTTAATACGCTGCACTGAAATCAAAAGGAGCCTGCGACAGACCTCAGAAGTCCGCACGCCTCAATATCCATTAAACTTGAAATTACGATTCTTGCTTATCAGCTCTAAGTAAAGAACTTAAAAATGACTCCTGTGTGAAACGGATCATTTTACTGAAAAAGAAGAATAGACAAATGGAATGCAAAAAAACTGATTTGTCAGCTTAAAACAGGTAATGTGCAGTTGTGCAAATCAAAAACAGAGCACTAAAAAAGGGTATGTTCATGATGAACATACCCTTCTCTTAGCGAGACCGGACACCCGGGATAAACCGTTACCGCTGCTTCCTTTCGGACCTGACGGGGTTCACAGCGCACCCGCCATCCGGCCTCTCTGTTAAAGAATTCGTCTAAGCGACGAGATGGAATAACTATTGATTAGCGTTGAAATTGTCAAGCCATATCGTCAAAAAGTCTGGATTTTTTTTAAATTAGTCATGGTTTTCAAATTAATCCAAACTTTTCTGCTTTCTTTATCAATTTTAGCTCTTTATCTCCAGCATCATTTTTGCTTATCTATTTGGGAAAATCTTGAAAAACAACGAACTTTTCGGAGATCACGATGAAAGCTAAAAATGTCAAAGACGTAAAAGGTATAAAAGTCCCGCAAATTGCCTATAAAGGTAAAGATTACGAAGTAAAGGGCGTTACTATCCGCTGGCTATCCAAATCAGGCGCAGATGCCAGTGGCCAGCCGGAGTATGGTCTAAGACACTTCACAGTAGAACCGGGTGGTAAAATTCCGGCCCATAATCATTTTTATCTGCAAACAGTTTATGTTGAGAAAGGTCAGTTTGAATGCGTAAGCTATGACCCTGAAACAGACGAAATAGTTGAAAGCCAGATATGCGGCCCCGGAGATTTCGTTTATTCCGACTGCATGGAACCGCACGGCATGCGTAATATAAGCGAAACTGAAGAAGCAACCTTTTTGTGCTGTATCGGTTGTGTTTATAAGTAACGGCTCAAACTGATAAAAAAAGCCTGCCGAAAATTATCAGCAGGCTATTTTTATAATGTCGGGATTGATTCAAGTTTGCCGATTTGAATCAGAGGTTAAAAGGTCTATCCGAAAAAGTTATTTGATTAAACCATACACTAAGATGCTTTTTGTGCAAACTGAATTCTATAATTAATTATGTCGTCTACCGTAAGCACAGGCATATTGTGCTTCAGACCGAACTCTACGATCTCAGGCAATCTTGCCATTGTACCGTCAGGATTAGTCACTTCGCAAAGCACACCGCAAGGATTCAGACCGGCTAAAGTCATCATATCTACGGTCGCCTCGGTGTGTCCTTCTCTTTCGAGAACTCCGCCCTCTCTGGCACGCAGAGGAAAAACATGTCCGGGACGGTGAAGGTCGGCAGGTGTTGCATCATCAGCAATGGCAGCCTTTACAGTTGTAACGCGGTCAGTAGCTGAGACTCCGGTGGTGACACCTTCGGCAGCTTCAATGGTCACAGTAAAACCTGTCTGATAGCGGCTGGAATTCTCCTGCACCATCATGGGCAATTCAAGTTGTTTGATTTTTTCTTCGGTAAGACACAGGCAGACAATCCCGCTGCATTCACGGATAAGCATAGCCATCTGCTCATCGGTAAGTTTTTCAGCTGAAAAGATAAGATCACCTTCATTTTCGCGATCTTCATTGTCAGAAACGAGTACTCCGCGACCTTCTTTCAAGGCCTGAAGTCCCTTTTCCACCCTTTCAACAGGGGAGCCGAATTGTGCTAATAGATTCTGATTCATGGTAAATCTCCATAAAATTACGTTACCAGAATCAGGGCGATAGAATAGACAGCTGTCCACAAAGGAACAGCCACGCAAGAAGGCAGAACGCCTCCAGCGGGTGTGTACTGTCTTACTCTCTTCCATCCGGACTATAACCGTCGGCTCCGGATTTACACCGGATCTGCTGACCCTTTTTCACCGATTGAAAAAGGCGCTCGCGGGCTGTCTTTAATAAATAAAGAATCACCGCCGGTGGGGAATTGCACCCCGCCCTGAGAATAAACACGAGTTATCTACAAAAAATCTGAGCTGTTAGTCAAGGGGGTATAGTTCACATTTCCTGAAAAAGACACAATACCGTATGCCTGCCTTTTCTTTTCATCTGACGTTAAAAATCCACAATTTCAAATAACAGCCCTCTGCATCCGAGGACACAGAGGGCTGAAAAATTATTTTTCGAACAAGACTGTTAGAAACTGTCAGCAAAAAGCTTTTCAATTGCTTTTCTACCGCAATCTTCAAGAAAACGAGTTCCGGTAGCAGTAAAATGTCTATGAGTAATTTTTGGATCACCGCATTTTGCCCAGTTGTCTTTTTCCCATGTAAACCAGCATTCTTTGTCCTGAGAGAAAACAAAAAGAGGTTTGTTGCAAATTTTTGCAAACTCGGCTCCCCAGCCGGTTCCGCCCTTCACAGTACCATCATCAAGGATATTGCCGATAATAAAAATTTCATGCCCGCTGTTTACCTGCCAGCAGATAGACTGGAGCACCTTGCGGAAGATAGGCGCACGGGTGAAGTTGCGATTCATGAGTTTGGAAACATATGTAAGACTTACATCCTTACTCTCCAGCTCTTTTTCTGTAAGCACACGAAGGCCGCGCTGACGGGCATTCTGATGCCCTTCAAAGCTGTAGTTAACTTCCTGAAGGCCGTATTTTTCAGCATTCACTCCGAACTCGCTTTCAGTGCCGGAAGCACCGCCACTGTATAAAATGAACTCTTTAGGATTACTCATTTCTTCCTCCAGTATTGAGCTTGTGTAAGATTGCGAAGCAGACAGATACCTAAAAAAGATAAAGTCCACAATCAGGAATCACTATTTACTACTATTTTTACCTGACTTGACCCATACGACAAAAATCTGAACATTTCCACATAAAACAATTAATTCCATAACCTAAGGGCCAACTTTATAAAATAGTGCACAATATGTTCATCACCGTTGTTACTTTGAATCTTATTCACTAAACATCTACATTCTGCAAATAAAATACGGTTCAAAGTTAAAATTACAACATATACTAGCAGACACAACCAATGCACTAAAATAAAAATAACTCACAATTCAATGATGTAATTCTCTTAAAATCAAATATACACTTATAATAACAGCAGATCGACCTACTCAACCACAGACCTACACCCTTGTGCATTTTTTCCCACAGATGAGGTCTGGACAAAACCAAAATTTAGTGTATTATGCTATTGTTGATTCGGGCTGGAAAATCTCAAACGAAAGTAGCCACGGCCAAACCGTAATGGAGGTTTTTATGAATAAAAACAGCAATATCGGAGAAAGTACCGACGCTTTGAAAAAAATGGAAAAGAACGACCCTCACAAATATCGTTCGATCAGTAAGAATATTGCTGCCATGGTCAAATCTCTTGATGAACAGGAAAAAAACAATTCTTCTGATCCAAAAGAAGAAGTCGATCAGGACTGACAAGTCCGACTCCTAAGAGTCGCTGACTCTACCCAATTTAGCAGTTACTATATTCCGCAAGTAATCAATTCTGCGTCTGACTTACTGAGAATCAAGCCAGGCGGATATGCTGCTTACAAAATCGCCGGACAAAGAATCTATCCAATCTAGCTCTGTCCCCGCCTTTTCCAAAACAGGTGAGGTCTCATCAAGTATGATCAATTGATGGGGGGCAGACTGGAATCCGGTTAGCATCACAGGTATAACTACCTTCCAGTCTACACCGACGTTTCTAAATCCGATGAATGTTGGAACTCTATCAGGAATTACAGACGCAACCCTTTCTGGATAAAGACCGGCCCCCGGGCTGTCTATTGTCAACACGACAAATCCAAACCGCCCCGCATGCAGACGTATGCGGGGTATTTTTTCAGGCTTATAGCCTCGCAGCCAGATACCGATTTTAGCAGGATCAACCTTTGCTGAACAACCAAGCTTTTTAACAGCTCTGGCAAGTACAACCTCATCAAGACTTTCAACAGTTAAAACAACCACCCCGCGACCGCATAAATGCCGTGCTACTTCTGAAAATCGGGCAGGTGGTATCTCTGCTCCGAATTTTGCCAGAATAATGGCTGGATAACTGCCCTCAGCAGCCGGAACAAACATTTTTCCCTGCTCTGCGTTATCAGAACTTTTAAAATCATCCACCCGCCCTTTCACCGGATATTCAGCGGATTCATCAGCCGGAAGCCACATAAAACGATGAATCCAGTGCTCATCTCCGGGCAGAAACACAACTGATCCTTCAATAGGTTCATCCTCTTCAAAAGAAGGTCCGTAAGTATAAATAAATTCTCCGAAATCACTCTTTTTGAGCTTACGGGTCAGTCCGGTCTTCCTGTCATATAAAACCAGCCGGCCATATTCCTGACGTGCATCGATTATTACAACCTGCCGCCCTGCAAAAGTTTCATAATGTCCCCTGAAATCATCTTCGCCGAACCCGTAACCGGCAAGACTGCCCAGAGAGCGCCCCTCTGCCCCACGTTTAAGCGTGATAGTAGTATTGCCGATGGTGACAGCTTTGCCCTGCTTTAAAACAATAGCGTTTGATGGAGGTGGTTTCTTATCTATAACAACAGACTCGGGAGATGCTACTGACGCAAGATGATCCGGTCGACTTTGATTCAGCTGCACAGGCTTGTTTACATCAGATTCAGATTGTACTGTGCGTTGCGCTTTTCTTTCATCTCGTAAACGCTTTGAAAGCGCGGCCTTATACCCGCGAGACCGCAAATTGGCATGAGTCTCTTTCGCGTCCTTGATCGCCGGTCTGGCAGGAACTTTCTTTGTTTGTTCTGAGGCAATACTAGAAATGTCAACTTCATCTGCTTTAGACTCAGCAACGATACTTTTGTGAACTGATACCTCTTCATTTCCTTTTTTTTGGAGCGTAACTAATTCGATATCAAAATGACCGGACCTGCTTTCTAAAATTAAGAAAGTAGAATTGAAAAGAATAAGCACAATAAGAACGTGCATCAAAAGAGATAAAAAGACTGCCAGATATCTCAAAAGTCCTCCTGTTGATAATTTCACAATATTCCTGAATAAAAAATATTTCAACATAGAGGATATTTTTTTATTTCATTCCGCTGAGATATAGTTTCAAAAGCTGCTGAATTGAATACCCGCTCAGTCCATATTAAGACAATAATTATTTTTTATATTGACACCTGCCTCGAATAAACTTAAATCCAATTTCACTTGAGTCGGGATGTAGCGCAGCCTGGCAGCGCACTTGAATGGGGTTCAAGGGGTCGGAGGTTCAAATCCTCTCATCCCGACCACAAGAAGGAACCCCAAAAGGCCGCAGAATAAATTCTGCGGCCTTTTTCTTTTTTACGTAAATTTAAACAAATCTGGGGCTAAGGGGCAACAAGGATACAGCAAATAAAGAGTTTGCAGCCCAGTCAACTATACTTCAGAGCAGATATTTTTTACTATATTTTCCACGTAAAAAAACCGGAATCCAAGCATCTGTAACGACACTTAAATTCCGGTTTTTTCAAAAACAGAATAATCAATCCAATACCGGCCTCTACTCCACCTGCAACAGGTGTAATCTGCCAATATTCTTTAAATTGCAGACAGCAGTTTTTAAGCCAGCCATTCTCTAAGCTCGGCAATCTGAGCTTTAACAGATTCCGGCCCTGTCCCTCCGGGAGACACCCTGCGCTTAACTGCAGCTTCATAAGACAAAACTTCAAACACATCTTCATCAATTTTATCTGAAAAAGATTTAAGTTCCTCAAGACTCATGTCTTCAAGTCCCTTAGCGGTCTTTTCAGCATGGGCAACTGCTGCTCCGGTAATATGATGGGCTTCACGGAATGGTATTCCCTTGCCCACAAGGTAATCAGCAAGTTCCGTGGCGTTTAGAAATCCTTTTTTAAGAGCTTTTTCCATATTATCAGCATTAAAGCCCATTGCTTCCATCATATCCGCCATAATAGATACAGATGCATGTACAGTCTTGTCAGCATCAAAGAAAGGCTCTTTGTCTTCCTGCATATCCCTGTTGTAAGCCAACGGCAGCCCTTTCACTGTAGTCAACAGGGAAATCAAATCGCCGAAGACCCGACCTGTTTTGCCGCGCATAAGTTCACACACATCAGGATTTTTTTTCTGCGGCATGATGGATGATCCGGTGGAAAACGCATCAGGCAGCTTAATAAAACCGAAACAGGGATTAGCCCAGATAATAAGCTCTTCGCATATTCTGCTCAGATGAG harbors:
- a CDS encoding OFA family MFS transporter, with translation MQVNNENRWLIVAGAVLVQLALGGVYAWSVFTPELQAAGWSRVQTQLVFSAAPACIAIAMLFAGTLIRRWGPRRLVVVGGTVLSCGYLAAGLSGTTDFIAIFILIGVVAGSGIGLAYMVPLVVAMRWFPDRKGLITGTVVAGFGLGVMGWVKLADSWGHLLENVGLSNTFTIYGVIIITLIALGSRFMVFPDSNGRDEVETVKGNFSRREMLRSPDFYLVFSSYAACAAAGLMAIGLMKIYPMEVLMAKGMGRGAASVITGTAMGVFFSLANALGRISWGAVSDKLGRKRSVMLLAASQGVWFLLFPQFAGSEWTLYLGATLVGFNFGGNFSLFPTLTVDLFGAESVGDNYPVMNLAFGLGGIIGPTLGGFMGDIGSFPMAFTFCGVMCLCGSFVIIFLRSSVIEVALQADPVQGISKR
- a CDS encoding cupin domain-containing protein, translated to MKAKNVKDVKGIKVPQIAYKGKDYEVKGVTIRWLSKSGADASGQPEYGLRHFTVEPGGKIPAHNHFYLQTVYVEKGQFECVSYDPETDEIVESQICGPGDFVYSDCMEPHGMRNISETEEATFLCCIGCVYK
- the ribB gene encoding 3,4-dihydroxy-2-butanone-4-phosphate synthase, which translates into the protein MNQNLLAQFGSPVERVEKGLQALKEGRGVLVSDNEDRENEGDLIFSAEKLTDEQMAMLIRECSGIVCLCLTEEKIKQLELPMMVQENSSRYQTGFTVTIEAAEGVTTGVSATDRVTTVKAAIADDATPADLHRPGHVFPLRAREGGVLEREGHTEATVDMMTLAGLNPCGVLCEVTNPDGTMARLPEIVEFGLKHNMPVLTVDDIINYRIQFAQKAS